The Quadrisphaera sp. DSM 44207 genome window below encodes:
- a CDS encoding DEDD exonuclease domain-containing protein: MAPAAARRAPSPAPELVQGTLDELGTPLSEVTFVVVDLETTGASATSCGITELGAVKVRGGRVVGEMSTLVRPEQAIPAAIAVLTGITDAMVATAPRIGAVLPTFLEFARGCVLVAHNAPFDVGFLVAACERTGTTWPRPQVVDTVRLSRQVLGRDEVRNHKLSTLARHFGASTAPTHRALDDARATVDVLHALLARVGGLGVTTLEELATYSARVPEQLRRKRHLADGVPSAPGVYLFSDAEGRVLYVGTSGDLRARVRSYFTASERRSRMAEMVALAARVTPVVCATPLEAAVRELRLIAEHDPRYNRRSRRPDRAPWVKLTAEPFPRLSVVHQVRDDAAAGAAYLGPFSTRSAAEAAVAALHGAFALRQCTGRLPLRPSPSAAACVLAEMGRCGAPCTGAQSAAEYARVVEAVRAAVLADPEPVLSASSARLARLAEAERYEEAAAVRDRSTAFLRAAARTQRLAPLAAAPELAAARRTADGGWELVVVRYGRLAGSAACAPGADPRPHLEALRATAEAVARPPLPAPAGTPEEAEKVLRWLEQDGVRLVSVEGEWSCPVRGAAGRARDGAHGPGHGLGSVLAGPVPADAGGAG; this comes from the coding sequence ATGGCTCCCGCGGCGGCCCGTCGGGCCCCTTCCCCCGCGCCGGAGCTCGTCCAGGGCACTCTCGACGAGCTCGGCACGCCCCTGTCAGAGGTCACCTTCGTCGTCGTCGACCTGGAGACGACGGGGGCCTCGGCCACCAGCTGCGGCATCACCGAGCTGGGCGCGGTCAAGGTCCGCGGAGGGCGGGTGGTCGGGGAGATGAGCACCCTCGTGCGCCCCGAGCAGGCCATCCCCGCCGCCATCGCCGTCCTGACCGGCATCACGGACGCGATGGTGGCCACCGCCCCGCGCATCGGGGCCGTGCTGCCCACCTTCCTCGAGTTCGCGCGCGGCTGCGTGCTGGTCGCCCACAACGCGCCCTTCGACGTCGGCTTCCTCGTCGCCGCGTGCGAGCGCACGGGCACGACGTGGCCGCGCCCGCAGGTGGTCGACACCGTGCGCCTGTCGCGGCAGGTCCTCGGCCGCGACGAGGTGCGCAACCACAAGCTGTCCACGCTCGCGCGCCACTTCGGGGCGTCGACGGCGCCCACGCACCGCGCGCTGGACGACGCGCGCGCCACCGTGGACGTGCTGCACGCGCTGCTGGCCCGCGTCGGCGGCCTGGGCGTGACCACGCTGGAGGAGCTGGCCACCTACAGCGCCCGCGTGCCCGAGCAGCTGCGCCGCAAGCGCCACCTCGCCGACGGCGTGCCGTCCGCCCCGGGGGTCTACCTGTTCTCCGACGCCGAGGGCCGCGTGCTCTACGTCGGCACCAGCGGCGACCTGCGGGCGCGGGTGCGCAGCTACTTCACCGCCTCCGAGCGGCGCTCGCGCATGGCGGAGATGGTCGCGCTCGCCGCGCGGGTGACACCCGTGGTGTGCGCGACGCCGCTGGAGGCCGCCGTCCGCGAGCTGCGCCTGATCGCCGAGCACGACCCGCGCTACAACCGCCGCTCCCGCCGCCCCGACCGGGCGCCCTGGGTCAAGCTCACCGCCGAACCGTTCCCGCGCCTGTCGGTGGTGCACCAGGTGCGCGACGACGCGGCGGCCGGGGCCGCCTACCTCGGCCCCTTCTCCACCCGGTCGGCCGCCGAGGCCGCCGTGGCGGCGCTGCACGGCGCCTTCGCGCTGCGCCAGTGCACCGGCCGGCTGCCCCTGCGCCCCTCCCCCTCGGCCGCCGCCTGCGTGCTGGCGGAGATGGGCCGGTGCGGCGCGCCGTGCACGGGCGCCCAGTCCGCCGCGGAGTACGCGCGGGTGGTGGAGGCGGTGCGCGCCGCCGTGCTCGCCGACCCCGAGCCCGTGCTGAGCGCCTCCAGCGCCCGGCTGGCGCGCCTGGCCGAGGCGGAGCGCTACGAGGAGGCCGCCGCCGTGCGCGACCGCTCGACCGCCTTCCTGCGGGCCGCCGCGCGCACCCAGCGCCTCGCGCCGCTGGCCGCCGCGCCGGAGCTGGCGGCCGCGCGCCGCACCGCGGACGGCGGGTGGGAGCTGGTCGTCGTCCGCTACGGCCGGCTCGCCGGGAGCGCGGCGTGCGCCCCCGGCGCGGACCCGCGACCGCACCTGGAGGCGCTGCGCGCGACCGCGGAGGCCGTCGCGCGACCGCCGCTGCCGGCTCCCGCGGGCACCCCTGAGGAGGCCGAGAAGGTGCTGCGCTGGCTCGAGCAGGACGGCGTCCGGCTCGTGTCGGTCGAGGGCGAGTGGAGCTGCCCCGTGCGCGGCGCCGCGGGCCGCGCCCGCGACGGCGCCCACGGCCCCGGGCACGGTCTAGGGTCGGTGCTCGCCGGGCCCGTGCCCGCAGACGCAGGAGGTGCCGGGTGA
- a CDS encoding glycosyltransferase family 4 protein: MPAAPAAGRTLVVTNDFPPRPGGIESFVLAMTTLAPPGSVVVHASRQDGDAAFDATLPFPVVRDPTRVLLPTPATAARVAATARAHGCDRAWFGAAAPLGLMAPALRRAGVARTVATTHGHEVWWAAVPGARRLLRAVAERNDVLTYLVEHTRRRIAAALPEHLRPRMVPLVPGVDDAVFRPGCGGEQVRARLGLGRRPVVVCVSRVVARKGQDVLVRALPRVLSRAPDAVLLLVGDGPHRPAVEREVRRLGLERHVVLTGRVPAQELPAHYDAGDVFCMPSRDRLGGLETEGLGICYLEAAATGLPVVAGRSGGAPEAVRDGETGLVVDGTDPVAVADGLAGLLADPDRARAMGERGRAWVAQRWRWRHQADRLQQLLAPGAPAQPA, encoded by the coding sequence GTGCCCGCAGCGCCGGCCGCAGGCCGCACCCTCGTGGTCACCAACGACTTCCCGCCCCGCCCGGGCGGCATCGAGTCCTTCGTGCTGGCGATGACGACGCTCGCCCCGCCCGGCAGCGTCGTCGTCCACGCCTCCCGCCAGGACGGCGACGCCGCCTTCGACGCGACGCTGCCCTTCCCGGTGGTGCGCGACCCGACCCGGGTGCTGCTGCCGACGCCCGCCACCGCCGCCCGGGTCGCCGCGACGGCGCGGGCGCACGGCTGCGACCGGGCCTGGTTCGGCGCCGCGGCCCCCCTGGGGCTGATGGCCCCCGCGCTGCGGCGCGCCGGCGTGGCGCGCACCGTGGCCACCACGCACGGGCACGAGGTGTGGTGGGCCGCCGTGCCGGGCGCGCGCCGCCTGCTGCGCGCGGTCGCCGAGCGCAACGACGTCCTGACCTACCTCGTCGAGCACACCCGCCGGCGCATCGCCGCCGCGCTGCCGGAGCACCTGCGCCCGCGCATGGTGCCGCTGGTGCCGGGCGTGGACGACGCGGTGTTCCGGCCCGGGTGCGGCGGTGAGCAGGTGCGCGCGCGGCTCGGCCTCGGGCGGCGCCCGGTCGTGGTGTGCGTCTCGCGCGTGGTGGCGCGCAAGGGCCAGGACGTGCTGGTGCGGGCCCTGCCGCGCGTGCTCTCGCGCGCCCCCGACGCGGTGCTGCTGCTGGTCGGCGACGGGCCGCACCGCCCCGCCGTGGAGCGCGAGGTGCGGCGCCTGGGCCTGGAGCGGCACGTGGTGCTCACCGGCCGCGTGCCCGCGCAGGAGCTGCCGGCCCACTACGACGCCGGCGACGTCTTCTGCATGCCCAGCCGCGACCGCCTCGGCGGGCTGGAGACCGAGGGCCTGGGCATCTGCTACCTGGAGGCGGCCGCCACGGGGCTGCCCGTGGTCGCCGGGCGCTCCGGCGGCGCCCCGGAGGCGGTCCGGGACGGCGAGACGGGCCTCGTCGTGGACGGCACCGACCCCGTCGCCGTGGCCGACGGGCTCGCGGGCCTGCTCGCCGACCCGGACCGGGCGCGGGCGATGGGCGAGCGCGGCCGGGCGTGGGTGGCGCAGCGGTGGCGCTGGCGGCACCAGGCCGACCGGCTGCAGCAGCTGCTCGCCCCGGGAGCACCGGCTCAGCCGGCGTAG
- a CDS encoding long-chain fatty acid--CoA ligase, whose product MSEHAVPLAVRVDPATTIPDLVLDAARRDPQQPLYRRWRDGAWVDVSAAAFLEEVTALAKGLVAAGVQRGDRVGLLARTRYEWTLADVAIWFAGAVSVPVYETSSAEQARWILSDSGAVGCVVEGARHAQLVAGVRGDLPQLRSVWSIEDGDLERLAAEGAAAGDEELQARRRGARGDDLATIIYTSGTTGRPKGCQLTHANFVVLSKNAIHAVPEVFSAEGASTLLFLPLAHVFGQFIQVLCLASPVTLGHAADIKNLTTDLATFRPTFLLAVPRVFEKVYNGAEQKAIASGRGRVFARAAQVAERYSRALDDGGPGLGLRAQHALFDRLVYSRLRAALGGRAQYAVSGSAPLGERLGHFFRGAGIVVLQGYGLTETTAPTCVTLPGSLRIGTVGPPLPGCSVRVADDGEVLVAGPHVFTGYWNDPAATAAAMEGPWFRTGDLGVLDDEGNLTITGRKKEIIVTAGGKNVAPAVLEDQLRAHPLISQTIVVGDQRPFVAALVTLDADMLPAWLRNHGKPEMTVAQAAQDPDVLAEVQRAVDTANTAVSRAESIRKFVVLDTDFTEEGGHLTPSMKLKRSVIARDYAPRVEEIYAG is encoded by the coding sequence GTGTCCGAGCACGCCGTCCCCCTCGCCGTCCGGGTGGACCCGGCCACCACCATCCCGGACCTGGTCCTGGACGCCGCCCGGCGGGACCCGCAGCAGCCCCTCTACCGGCGCTGGCGCGACGGGGCGTGGGTCGACGTGAGCGCCGCCGCGTTCCTCGAGGAGGTCACCGCGCTCGCGAAGGGCCTGGTGGCGGCGGGCGTGCAGCGCGGCGACCGCGTCGGCCTGCTGGCCCGCACCCGCTACGAGTGGACCCTCGCGGACGTCGCGATCTGGTTCGCCGGGGCCGTCTCCGTCCCCGTCTACGAGACCTCCTCCGCCGAGCAGGCCCGCTGGATCCTCTCCGACTCCGGCGCCGTGGGCTGCGTCGTCGAGGGCGCGCGGCACGCGCAGCTGGTCGCCGGGGTGCGCGGGGACCTCCCGCAGCTGCGCTCGGTGTGGAGCATCGAGGACGGCGACCTGGAGCGCCTGGCCGCCGAGGGCGCCGCCGCCGGCGACGAGGAGCTGCAGGCGCGCCGTCGCGGGGCCCGCGGCGACGACCTGGCGACGATCATCTACACGTCCGGGACGACGGGGCGGCCGAAGGGCTGCCAGCTCACCCACGCCAACTTCGTCGTGCTGTCGAAGAACGCCATCCACGCCGTGCCCGAGGTCTTCTCCGCCGAGGGCGCCTCGACGCTGCTGTTCCTGCCGCTGGCGCACGTGTTCGGCCAGTTCATCCAGGTGCTGTGCCTGGCCAGCCCGGTCACCCTCGGCCACGCCGCCGACATCAAGAACCTCACCACGGACCTCGCCACGTTCCGCCCGACGTTCCTGCTCGCCGTCCCCCGGGTCTTCGAGAAGGTCTACAACGGCGCCGAGCAGAAGGCGATCGCCTCCGGCCGCGGCCGGGTCTTCGCCCGCGCCGCGCAGGTCGCCGAGCGGTACAGCCGGGCGCTGGACGACGGCGGGCCGGGCCTGGGCCTGCGCGCCCAGCACGCGCTGTTCGACCGGCTCGTGTACTCGCGGCTGCGCGCCGCCCTCGGCGGGCGCGCGCAGTACGCCGTGTCCGGCAGCGCGCCCCTCGGCGAGCGCCTGGGCCACTTCTTCCGCGGCGCCGGGATCGTGGTGCTGCAGGGCTACGGGCTGACCGAGACCACCGCGCCGACCTGCGTCACCCTGCCGGGGAGCCTGAGGATCGGCACGGTCGGCCCGCCGCTGCCCGGCTGCTCGGTGCGCGTCGCGGACGACGGGGAGGTCCTCGTCGCCGGCCCGCACGTCTTCACCGGCTACTGGAACGACCCGGCGGCGACCGCCGCCGCGATGGAGGGCCCGTGGTTCCGCACGGGCGACCTCGGCGTCCTGGACGACGAGGGCAACCTGACGATCACCGGCCGCAAGAAGGAGATCATCGTCACGGCGGGCGGGAAGAACGTGGCGCCCGCGGTGCTCGAGGACCAGCTGCGCGCGCACCCGCTGATCAGCCAGACCATCGTCGTCGGCGACCAGCGCCCGTTCGTGGCGGCCCTGGTCACCCTCGACGCCGACATGCTGCCCGCGTGGCTGAGGAACCACGGCAAGCCGGAGATGACGGTCGCGCAGGCCGCGCAGGACCCCGACGTGCTCGCCGAGGTCCAGCGCGCCGTGGACACCGCGAACACGGCCGTCTCGCGGGCCGAGTCGATCCGCAAGTTCGTCGTCCTCGACACCGACTTCACGGAGGAGGGCGGTCACCTGACGCCCTCGATGAAGCTCAAGCGCTCCGTCATCGCCCGCGACTACGCGCCGCGCGTGGAGGAGATCTACGCCGGCTGA
- a CDS encoding ROK family glucokinase, which translates to MHTIGVDIGGTKIAAGVVTEDGRILARVRRETPATDVQAIEDAVVDAVRELRAEHETEAVGVAAAGFVDATRSVVTFAPNLAWRDEPLRADLERQLHLPVVVENDANAAAWGEFVHGAGRAVQDMVLLTIGTGLGGGIVTGGHLLRGPAGFAGELGHLRVVPDGFRCGCGNRGCWEQYASGRALVREARELAVTAPPAAARLLELAGGDPHRIEGPHVTRAATEGDPAAVELLADLGRWIGEGAASVVAVLDPSMVVVGGGVSAAGDLLLEPVRAAFRRQLTARGHRPEPAVELAQLGNDAGMIGVAGLARIR; encoded by the coding sequence GTGCACACCATCGGCGTGGACATCGGCGGCACGAAGATCGCCGCCGGCGTGGTCACCGAGGACGGGCGCATCCTCGCCCGCGTGCGGCGCGAGACGCCGGCCACGGACGTGCAGGCCATCGAGGACGCCGTCGTGGACGCCGTGCGCGAGCTGCGCGCCGAGCACGAGACCGAGGCCGTCGGCGTGGCCGCCGCCGGGTTCGTCGACGCCACCCGGTCGGTGGTCACCTTCGCGCCGAACCTCGCCTGGCGCGACGAGCCGCTGCGCGCGGACCTCGAGCGCCAGCTCCACCTGCCCGTGGTCGTCGAGAACGACGCCAACGCCGCCGCCTGGGGCGAGTTCGTCCACGGCGCCGGCCGGGCGGTGCAGGACATGGTGCTGCTGACCATCGGCACCGGGCTCGGCGGCGGCATCGTCACGGGCGGGCACCTGCTGCGCGGGCCCGCCGGCTTCGCCGGGGAGCTCGGGCACCTGCGCGTGGTGCCCGACGGTTTCCGCTGCGGGTGCGGCAACCGCGGCTGCTGGGAGCAGTACGCCTCCGGGCGGGCGCTGGTGCGCGAGGCCCGCGAGCTGGCCGTCACGGCCCCGCCGGCGGCCGCCCGCCTGCTCGAGCTCGCCGGCGGCGACCCGCACCGGATCGAGGGCCCGCACGTGACCCGCGCCGCCACCGAGGGCGACCCGGCGGCCGTCGAGCTGCTCGCGGACCTCGGCCGCTGGATCGGCGAGGGCGCGGCCAGCGTCGTCGCGGTGCTCGACCCGTCGATGGTCGTCGTCGGCGGCGGGGTCTCCGCGGCGGGGGACCTGCTGCTGGAGCCCGTGCGCGCCGCCTTCCGGCGCCAGCTGACCGCGCGCGGCCACCGCCCCGAGCCGGCAGTGGAGCTGGCGCAGCTCGGCAACGACGCCGGGATGATCGGCGTCGCCGGGCTCGCGCGGATCCGGTGA
- a CDS encoding ROK family glucokinase produces MSLAVGVDIGGTKVAAGLVDEDGAVVCTARRPTPGRDAGAVEDTIVEVVGELAAHARVCGAEVVSVGVGAAGFVAQDRATVLFSPHLAWRNEPLRDAVQNRLDRPVLVDNDANGAAWAEWRFGAGRGESHLVCITLGTGIGGALVLDGRLERGRYGVAGEFGHMVLVPGGHRCECGGRGCWEQYASGNAVTREARELARSGSPVAHELLRRAGGDPDAVTGPLLTEAAQAGDPAAREVLEDVGTWFGTGLANLAAALDPGTFVVGGGLSEAGDLLLGPARAAFARSLTGRGYRPQARVLAAQLGAQAGLVGMADLGRRHATA; encoded by the coding sequence GTGAGCCTCGCCGTCGGGGTCGACATCGGCGGCACCAAGGTCGCCGCCGGCCTGGTCGACGAGGACGGCGCCGTCGTGTGCACCGCCCGCCGCCCCACGCCCGGGCGCGACGCCGGCGCCGTCGAGGACACCATCGTGGAGGTGGTGGGCGAGCTCGCCGCCCACGCGCGGGTGTGCGGCGCCGAGGTGGTCTCGGTGGGCGTCGGGGCGGCCGGGTTCGTGGCGCAGGACCGCGCCACGGTCCTGTTCTCCCCGCACCTGGCGTGGCGCAACGAGCCGCTGCGCGACGCCGTGCAGAACCGCCTCGACCGGCCCGTGCTCGTCGACAACGACGCCAACGGCGCCGCGTGGGCCGAGTGGCGCTTCGGTGCCGGGCGCGGGGAGAGCCACCTGGTGTGCATCACCCTCGGCACCGGCATCGGGGGCGCCCTGGTCCTCGACGGGCGCCTCGAGCGCGGCCGCTACGGGGTGGCCGGGGAGTTCGGGCACATGGTGCTCGTGCCCGGCGGCCACCGCTGCGAGTGCGGCGGCCGCGGCTGCTGGGAGCAGTACGCCTCGGGCAACGCGGTCACCCGCGAGGCGCGCGAGCTGGCGCGCTCCGGCTCCCCGGTGGCCCACGAGCTGCTGCGCCGCGCCGGCGGGGACCCCGACGCGGTGACCGGGCCGCTGCTCACCGAGGCGGCGCAGGCGGGGGACCCGGCCGCGCGGGAGGTCCTCGAGGACGTCGGCACCTGGTTCGGCACGGGCCTGGCCAACCTCGCAGCGGCGCTCGACCCCGGCACGTTCGTGGTCGGGGGCGGCCTGTCCGAGGCCGGGGACCTGCTGCTCGGCCCGGCGCGCGCGGCGTTCGCCCGCTCCCTGACCGGCCGGGGGTACCGGCCGCAGGCCCGCGTGCTCGCCGCGCAGCTGGGCGCTCAGGCGGGGCTGGTCGGCATGGCCGACCTCGGCCGCCGACACGCCACCGCCTGA
- a CDS encoding carboxylesterase, translated as MPVLPGAEPFSADGGDRAVLLCHGFTGSPQGLRPWAQDLADAGLTVRLPRLPGHGTTWQEMARTGWDDWVAAVAAELAALRARGCTTVVGGLSMGGALALRLAADHPGDVAGLVLVNPSVRQGARERLAVPVLRRLVASAPGVGGDLRVRDVAELAYDRVPLGSLHTFQRASRELVRDLHRVVAPLVLLRSAVDHVVPPSSSALVLSSVSSTDVREHVLADSYHVATLDHDAPAISATTLDLVRRVAP; from the coding sequence GTGCCCGTCCTGCCCGGCGCCGAGCCCTTCTCCGCCGACGGCGGGGACCGGGCGGTGCTGCTGTGCCACGGGTTCACGGGCTCCCCGCAGGGCCTGCGCCCGTGGGCCCAGGACCTCGCCGACGCCGGCCTGACGGTGCGCCTGCCGCGCCTGCCCGGGCACGGCACCACCTGGCAGGAGATGGCCCGCACCGGCTGGGACGACTGGGTGGCGGCCGTCGCGGCCGAGCTGGCCGCCCTGCGCGCGCGCGGCTGCACGACGGTCGTGGGCGGGCTGTCGATGGGCGGGGCGCTCGCGCTGCGCCTGGCCGCCGACCACCCCGGGGACGTCGCCGGGCTGGTGCTCGTCAACCCCTCCGTGCGCCAGGGCGCCCGCGAGCGCCTCGCGGTGCCCGTGCTGCGCCGGCTGGTCGCGAGCGCCCCCGGGGTGGGGGGCGACCTGCGGGTGCGCGACGTCGCGGAGCTCGCCTACGACCGGGTGCCGCTGGGCAGCCTGCACACCTTCCAGCGCGCCAGCCGCGAGCTCGTGCGCGACCTGCACCGGGTGGTCGCGCCGCTGGTGCTGCTGCGCTCGGCGGTCGACCACGTCGTCCCGCCCTCCAGCAGCGCCCTGGTGCTCTCCTCGGTCTCGTCCACGGACGTGCGCGAGCACGTGCTGGCCGACAGCTACCACGTGGCGACGCTGGACCACGACGCGCCGGCGATCAGCGCCACCACGCTCGACCTCGTGCGGAGGGTGGCGCCGTGA
- a CDS encoding 1-acyl-sn-glycerol-3-phosphate acyltransferase → MFYWLAKAVLYPLMTALFRPWVRGLENVPAAGPAILVANHRSFSDSVFLPLVVPRRVTFLAKSDYFTGRGVKGRLTAGFFKGVGQLPIDRSGGKASEAAIRTGLGVLARGELLGLYPEGTRSPDGRLYRGRTGVARMALTAGVPVIPVALFGTDVVQPVGRTIPRIRRVGVVIGRPLDFSRYAGMENDRFVLRSVTDEIMYEIMRLSGQEYVDLYATTMKERLSAASVKDRLAAATRGAVGGEEGVARARAAAQAAADSAPGGRPAPEQEPVADDGAALDGSGGGSANGSVSGSGDASADGMLDDALDAVVEDERGGRRGEPR, encoded by the coding sequence GTGTTCTACTGGCTCGCCAAGGCGGTCCTGTACCCCCTGATGACCGCGCTGTTCCGCCCGTGGGTGCGCGGCCTGGAGAACGTGCCCGCGGCGGGGCCGGCGATCCTCGTGGCCAACCACCGCTCCTTCTCCGACTCCGTCTTCCTGCCGCTGGTCGTCCCGCGCCGGGTCACGTTCCTCGCGAAGTCGGACTACTTCACCGGCCGCGGCGTCAAGGGCCGGCTGACGGCGGGCTTCTTCAAGGGCGTCGGGCAGCTGCCGATCGACCGCTCCGGCGGCAAGGCCAGCGAGGCGGCGATCCGCACCGGGCTCGGGGTGCTCGCGCGCGGCGAGCTGCTCGGGCTGTACCCGGAGGGCACCCGCAGCCCCGACGGGCGCCTGTACCGCGGCCGCACGGGCGTGGCCCGCATGGCGCTGACGGCGGGCGTGCCCGTCATCCCCGTCGCCCTCTTCGGCACGGACGTCGTCCAGCCGGTGGGGCGGACGATCCCGCGGATCCGCCGCGTCGGCGTCGTCATCGGGCGGCCGCTGGACTTCTCGCGCTACGCCGGCATGGAGAACGACCGCTTCGTGCTGCGCTCCGTGACGGACGAGATCATGTACGAGATCATGCGGCTGTCGGGCCAGGAGTACGTCGACCTGTACGCGACCACGATGAAGGAGCGCCTGAGCGCGGCCTCGGTCAAGGACCGCCTCGCCGCCGCGACCCGTGGCGCCGTGGGCGGCGAGGAGGGCGTGGCCCGGGCGCGCGCGGCCGCGCAGGCCGCCGCCGACAGCGCCCCGGGCGGCCGCCCGGCGCCGGAGCAGGAGCCCGTCGCCGACGACGGCGCCGCGCTCGACGGGTCGGGCGGCGGGTCGGCGAACGGGTCGGTGAGCGGGTCGGGCGACGCCTCCGCGGACGGCATGCTGGACGACGCGCTCGACGCCGTCGTCGAGGACGAGCGCGGAGGGCGGCGCGGGGAGCCCCGGTAG
- the dapA gene encoding 4-hydroxy-tetrahydrodipicolinate synthase, translated as MSAPAAPPPSRPRPFGTVLTAMATPFTAEGELDLDAAQRLAAHLVDAGNDGLVVAGTTGESPTLAEREHDALLAAVVEAVGDRATVVAGSGNNDTAHSVARARAAEATGVHGLLVVSPYYNKPPQEGLRRHFEAVADATGLPVMLYDIPGRTAVAIATDTLLRLAEHPRIVAVKDAKADLFASSVVMAGCDLAYYSGDDTLNLAHLTQGAVGMVSVVGHVAAAQYAQMAAAVDAGDLATALALHRRLLPAVTAIMTRTQGAIMVKAALQLQGTLAHRTVRLPLVEATPSQVEQLRADLEEAGVL; from the coding sequence ATGTCCGCCCCCGCCGCCCCGCCGCCGTCCCGGCCGCGGCCCTTCGGCACGGTCCTGACCGCGATGGCCACCCCCTTCACCGCCGAGGGGGAGCTCGACCTCGACGCCGCCCAGCGCCTCGCCGCGCACCTGGTGGACGCCGGCAACGACGGGCTCGTCGTCGCGGGCACGACCGGGGAGTCCCCGACGCTGGCCGAGCGCGAGCACGACGCGCTGCTGGCGGCCGTGGTGGAGGCCGTCGGCGACCGCGCGACCGTCGTCGCGGGCTCGGGCAACAACGACACCGCGCACAGCGTCGCGCGGGCGAGGGCGGCGGAGGCCACGGGCGTGCACGGGCTGCTGGTGGTCAGCCCCTACTACAACAAGCCGCCCCAGGAGGGCCTGCGCCGCCACTTCGAGGCGGTCGCGGACGCCACGGGCCTGCCCGTCATGCTCTACGACATCCCCGGTCGCACCGCCGTGGCGATCGCCACCGACACGCTGCTGCGCCTGGCCGAGCACCCGCGGATCGTCGCCGTCAAGGACGCGAAGGCGGACCTGTTCGCCTCCTCGGTCGTCATGGCCGGCTGCGACCTGGCCTACTACTCCGGCGACGACACGCTGAACCTGGCCCACCTGACGCAGGGGGCGGTGGGGATGGTCAGCGTCGTGGGCCACGTGGCCGCGGCCCAGTACGCGCAGATGGCCGCGGCGGTCGACGCCGGCGACCTCGCGACGGCCCTGGCCCTGCACCGCCGGCTGCTGCCCGCCGTGACCGCGATCATGACGCGCACCCAGGGGGCGATCATGGTCAAGGCCGCGCTGCAGCTGCAGGGCACCCTCGCCCACCGCACCGTGCGCCTGCCGCTGGTGGAGGCCACGCCCTCCCAGGTCGAGCAGCTGCGCGCCGACCTCGAGGAAGCGGGAGTCCTGTGA